In one window of Arachis ipaensis cultivar K30076 chromosome B06, Araip1.1, whole genome shotgun sequence DNA:
- the LOC107604904 gene encoding protein SRC2, translated as MELKLISCNDLKAFNFFQKLTLYAVVWIESDDPNRTLKESQSQQQRTRTDREADGDGANPEWHHDAIFDLAWITPSLLEGSEGLFFRFEFRHDGTLLGDKLIGECRVPVADLVRDAAKSDAARSVSYQVRSGEGKPNGIFNFSYRLKGTGDRYESSQILEGRISGYPVLDPQDFNPNHSLVQYPPMTTTTTAIGSACCYPTVGSGGAYSPSAAVGSPVSPFGKFDNCHPPFFPPQVPSYGGCACNYPPPPPPPYPYPYPYPPTVAHGGSYYPPVEHVVHHPHPWASSGLSFENRW; from the coding sequence ATGGAGCTGAAACTAATCTCTTGCAACGATCTAAAGGCATTCAACTTCTTCCAGAAACTCACCCTATACGCCGTCGTTTGGATCGAGAGCGACGACCCCAACAGGACCCTCAAAGAAAGCCAGAGTCAACAGCAGCGGACTAGAACCGACAGAGAAGCCGATGGCGACGGAGCTAACCCGGAGTGGCACCACGACGCCATCTTCGACCTGGCGTGGATCACGCCCTCGCTTCTAGAAGGTTCCGAGGGCCTCTTCTTCCGCTTCGAGTTCCGCCACGACGGTACTCTCCTCGGCGACAAGCTCATCGGCGAATGCCGCGTCCCCGTGGCTGATCTCGTCCGCGACGCCGCCAAATCTGACGCGGCGCGCTCTGTTAGCTACCAGGTTCGGTCCGGCGAGGGAAAACCTAACGGGATCTTCAATTTTTCGTATCGATTGAAAGGGACTGGGGATAGGTATGAGTCGTCACAGATTTTGGAAGGGAGAATTTCTGGTTACCCTGTGTTGGATCCACAGGATTTTAATCCCAACCATTCGTTGGTGCAGTATCCTCCGATGACGACAACGACGACGGCGATTGGGAGCGCGTGTTGCTATCCGACGGTGGGTTCGGGAGGGGCCTATTCTCCGTCTGCGGCGGTGGGGTCCCCGGTTTCGCCCTTTGGAAAGTTTGATAATTGTCATCCGCCGTTTTTTCCGCCACAGGTTCCATCGTACGGGGGGTGCGCTTGTAACTATCCGCCACCTCCGCCTCCGCCGTATCCGTATCCGTATCCGTATCCGCCTACGGTAGCGCACGGAGGATCCTATTACCCGCCCGTTGAGCATGTGGTCCATCATCCTCATCCGTGGGCTTCCTCAGGCCTGAGTTTCGAAAACAGGTGGTAA
- the LOC107604903 gene encoding probable magnesium transporter NIPA8 (The sequence of the model RefSeq protein was modified relative to this genomic sequence to represent the inferred CDS: added 63 bases not found in genome assembly), translating to MGKWIVGAFINLFGSLAINFGTNLLKLGHNEREKHSVIGGDGTSGKLPLKPIIHFQIWRVGILLFILGNCLNFISFGYAAQSLLAALGSVQFVSNIAFAYFVLNKLVTVRVLVATAFIVLGNVFLVAFGNHQSPVYTPEELADKYTNGAFLLYLLVLVLVIALHHFIYRRGELLSVSGHNLRPYWHMLLPFSYAIVSGAVGSCSVLFAKSLSNLLRLAMSGGYQLHSWFTYSMLLLFLSTAGFWMTRLNEGLSLFDAILIVPMFQIAWTFFSICTGIIYFQEYQVFDALRTTMFILGMTCVFVGISLLAPDDSKGAEAKDSSLDSMATSGIATESNRLVATQEEAQNTESRSFVKGTLMKISSMLVKAKNTCAMSLGFGEDTIQASSVLVMPMMSSRMTGFRGGGIERARFLSMRSWSKVPKEEGEELLGTSHALPESP from the exons ATGGGGAAGTGGATTGTTGGTGCTTTCATCAACCTTTTTGGTAGCCTTGCTATAAACTTTGGCACCAATCTTCTTAAATTAGGGCATAACGAG AGAGAAAAACATTCAGTAATTGGAGGTGACGGGACAAGTGGAAAGCTGCCTCTTAAGCCTATTATACACTTTCAGATTTGGAGAGTTG GTATCTTACTTTTCATTCTTGGAAATTGCTTGAACTTCATTTCCTTTGGATATGCTGCTCAG TCACTTCTTGCTGCCCTTGGATCTGTTCAGTTTGTATCTAACATTGCATTTGCCTATTTTGTCTTGAACAAATTGGTAACTGTCAG GGTATTGGTTGCCACTGCCTTCATTGTTCTTGGCAATGTTTTTCTAGTTGCTTTTGGTAATCACCAATCACCTG TTTTGGTCTTAGTTATTGCTTTGCATCACTTCATTTACAG GAGAGGAGAACTGCTTTCCGTATCAGGACATAACCTTAGACCTTATTGGCACATGCTTCTACCTTTCTCCTATGCGATAGTTTCAGGTGCTGTAGGTTCATGTTCAGTGCTGTTTGCAAAATCTCT GTCGAACCTCCTTCGACTTGCCATGTCTGGTGGTTATCAGTTACACAGCTGGTTCACATATTCAATGCTTCTTTTATTCCTCAGTACAGCTGGGTTTTGG ATGACCAGGTTGAACGAAGGACTGTCCTTGTTTGATGCAATCCTTATTGTTCCCATGTTTCAGATAGCTTGGACTTTCTTCTCCATCTGTACAGGAATTATTTACTTTCAAGAGTACCAG GTATTTGATGCATTAAGGACGACGATGTTTATACTAGGAATGACTTGTGTATTCGTCGGCATTTCTTTGTTGGCACCTGATGATTCAAAAG GTGCTGAGGCCAAAGATAGTTCTTTGGATTCGATGGCAACCTCTGGAATTGCAACGGAATCAAACAG GTTGGTAGCGACTCAGGAAGAAGCACAAAACACAGAATCAAGATCATTTGTAAAAGGAACGCTGATGAAGATTTCAAGCATGCTAGTCAAAGCCAAG AATACTTGTGCAATGTCTCTTGGGTTTGGGGAGGATACAATTCAGGCATCTTCAGTTCTTGTGATGCCAATGATGTCATCGAGAATGACCGGATTCAGAGGTGGTGGGATCGAGCGAGCGAGGTTTTTGTCGATGAGAAGTTGGAGCAAGGTCCCCAAAGAGGAAGGCGAGGAATTGCTTGGAACTAGCCACGCTCTCCCGGAGAGTCCTTGA